In a genomic window of Brassica rapa cultivar Chiifu-401-42 chromosome A10, CAAS_Brap_v3.01, whole genome shotgun sequence:
- the LOC103844225 gene encoding chromosome transmission fidelity protein 18 homolog: protein MEFDIPLPEELELLEANSYYPEEEEDDDYLNFEEAPYPYPIDGDEEKEEEREANPQQSESPDINGCKRPRSLVSDPIVNLDEGSSPAAEKRSKIDDNNRVEMEDEEWLRPPPIKKVVHVMDEEEEVIIPQETILSRYASEIDGECFPITAPDGGDRVYAKFNRALGDEEVKKLDVKAKSNGLIKDPISVLLEQSEKEAFNKVLQASSEDQNETITAETSVMHERLWVDKYSPSSFTELLSDEQTNREVLLWLKQWDASVFGSEIRSTTDEVLAALKRHSTPSHRQKSDSAFTRKKQFSRWSKDSSSFPKNSDASDSNATDNHDLRNKKSKLIGPPEQKILLLCGPPGLGKTTLAHVAAKHCGYRVVEINASDERSAAAIETRILDVVQMNSVTADSRPKCLVIDEIDGALGDGKGAVDVILKMVLAEKKHATGKENIDNGKTSSKKERRTAPLSRPVICICNDLYVPALRPLRQIAKVHVFVQPTVSRVVNRLKYICNMEGMKTRSFGLSALADYTECDIRSCLNTLQFLNKKNETLNVIDIGSQVVGRKDMSKSLFDIWKEIFNKRKMKRERSNDASGSEAKKFDFLHSLVSSRGDYDLIFDGIHENVLQLQYHDPAMDKTVSCLDCLGTSDLLHRYIMRTQQMHLYAYLPSLVIPIHRRVAQIQRPTIQWPKSYHRCRTLLVEKQESLRSWHHKIPPYIGRHLSIKSFVEDSVSPLLHILSPPTLRPVASHLLSERQKDQLASLVMLMHSYSLTYKNVKLDPAVSNLREGAASDASVLALDPHLFDFISFKGRQYKHHVLTLAMKQVLAHEVEKQKILQASGGRSGILSKPPEIKKINPDLVRKTIAASKESHKNPVISKPPSVSVENATTSKPKPSDVKKASRTALSFFDRFRKSRKDYEDPEDVQKRATAKRDSRPLLFKFNEGFTNAVKRPVRMREFLL, encoded by the exons ATGGAATTCGATATCCCATTACCGGAGGAGCTTGAGCTTCTCGAAGCTAATTCTTACTAtcccgaagaagaagaagatgatgactaCCTTAACTTCGAGGAGGCGCCGTATCCTTACCCAATCGACGGCGACGAGGAAAAGGAAGAAGAACGGGAGGCTAATCCACAGCAATCGGAATCTCCCGATATCAACGGCTGTAAACGACCCAGGAGTCTAGTGTCCGATCCGATTGTCAATCTCGACGAAGGCTCTTCTCCAGCCGCGGAGAAGAGAAGCAAAATCGATGATAATAATCGGGTGGAGATGGAAGACGAGGAATGGTTACGGCCACCGCCGATTAAGAAAGTGGTACATGTTatggatgaggaagaagaagtgatcATTCCCCAGGAGACTATTTTGTCCAG ATACGCTTCTGAGATAGACGGGGAGTGTTTTCCGATTACGGCACCGGACGGAGGAGATAGGGTTTATGCTAAATTCAACCGAGCTTTGGGAGATGAAGAGGTGAAGAAACTGGATGTGAAAGCCAAATCCAATG GTCTTATTAAAGATCCCATCAGTGTTCTTCTAGAACAATCAGAGAAAGAGGCATTTAACAAG GTCTTGCAAGCTAGCTCCGAGGATCAGAATGAAACCATCACTGCAGAAACATCTGTAATGCATGAAAGGCTCTGGGTGGATAAATATTCTCCGAGCTCGTTTACTGAGCTTCTCAGTGATGAGCAGACCAATCGGGAG GTTCTGTTATGGCTTAAGCAGTGGGATGCTTCTGTTTTTGGATCTGAAATTAGGAGCACGACAGATGAAGTATTAGCAGCTTTGAAACGGCATTCTACACCAAGCCATCGTCAAAAATCAGATTCAGCTTTTACAAGGAAAAAACAGTTCAGCAGATGGAGTAAAGATAGTTCTTCATTTCCTAAAAATTCAGACGCGAGTGATAGCAACGCTACAGATAATCATGACTTGCGGAACAAAAAGTCAAAACTTATCGGTCCTCCAGAGCAGAAG ATCCTTCTGCTTTGTGGACCCCCAGGGCTTGGAAAGACTACGCTTGCTCATGTTGCAGCTAAGCATTGCGGATATCGCGTTGTTGAG ATCAATGCTAGTGACGAGCGATCAGCAGCAGCCATTGAAACTAGAATTCTTGACGTAGTTCAGATGAACTCCGTCACAGCTGACTCTAGACCTAAATGTTTG GTGATTGATGAGATAGATGGAGCGCTTGGTGATGGAAAAGGAGCAGTAGATGTTATTCTAAAGATG GTGTTGGCGGAAAAGAAGCATGCTACAGGCAAGGAAAATATAGATAATGGGAAGACTTCCTCGAAGAAGGAGCGGCGAACAGCACCACTATCAAGACCTGTCATTTGTATATGCAATGACTTATATGTACCAGCTCTTAGACCTCTGCGACAAATAGCAAA GGTTCATGTATTTGTTCAACCAACAGTGAGTCGTGTGGTAAACAG GCTCAAGTATATTTGTAACATGGAGGGGATGAAAACAAGATCCTTCGGTCTTAGTGCACTTGCGGATTACACTG AATGCGACATACGCTCTTGCTTGAACACTCTGCAGTTTCTCAACAAGAAGAATGAAACCCTCAATGTG ATCGACATTGGTTCTCAAGTTGTTGGGCGGAAAGACATGTCAAAGAGTCTCTTTGATATCTGGAAAGAG ATATTCAACAAGAGAAAAATGAAACGAGAACGCTCTAACGACGCTTCTGGCAGTGAGGCCAAAAAGTTTGATTTCTTACACTCCCTCGTATCCAGTCG GGGTGATTACGATTTGATTTTCGATGGAATACATGAAAACGTTTTGCAGCTTCAGTACCATGATCCGGCGATGGACAAAACG GTTAGCTGCTTGGACTGTCTTGGAACTTCTGATTTGCTGCATCGATATATTATGCGCACCCAGCAAATGCATCTTTACG CTTATTTACCTAGCCTGGTGATACCTATACATCGTCGAGTGGCTCAGATTCAAAGACCAACTATTCAGTGGCCTAAGTCATATCACAG ATGTCGCACGCTATTAGTGGAAAAGCAGGAGTCTCTGCGGTCTTGGCACCACAAGATACCTCCCTATATTGGGAGGCATTTATCCATCAAGTCTTTCGTAGAAGACTCTGTTTCCCCGCTATTGCATATTCTTTCTCCACCAACTCTTAGACCA GTGGCATCACATTTGCTGTCAGAGAGGCAAAAGGATCAACTGGCGAGTTTGGTCATGCTTATGCATTCTTATTCTTTGACTTACAAGAATGTGAAACTTGATCCTGCTGTGAGTAACCTCAGGGAGGGTGCTGCTTCAGATGCTTCAGTTCTTGCTTTAGATCCACATCTATTTGATTTCATTAGTTTCAAG GGTCGCCAATATAAACATCACGTACTCACCTTAGCAATGAAACAAGTGTTGGCACATGAA GTTGAGAAGCAGAAGATATTGCAAGCAAGTGGAGGAAGGTCCGGGATCTTGAGCAAACCACCcgaaatcaagaaaataaatccaGACTTAGTCAGGAAAACTATTGCTGCTTCAAAGGAGAGTCACAAAAATCCAGTTATCTCAAAACCTCCATCAGTCTCAGTTGAAAACGCCACGACTTCAAAACCCAAACCTAGTGATGTGAAAAAGGCATCTCGCACCGCCCTTAGTTTCTTCGACAG GTTTAGGAAGTCGAGGAAAGATTATGAAGATCCAGAGGATGTACAAAAGCGAGCAACAGCAAAAAGAGATTCACGCCCTCTTCTCTTCAAGTTTAACGAG GGTTTCACAAATGCTGTGAAGAGACCGGTGAGAATGCGGGAGTTTCTACTGTGA
- the LOC103844224 gene encoding vesicle-associated membrane protein 721, translating to MAQQQSLIYSFVARGTVILVEFTDFKGNFTSIAAQCLQKLPSSNNKFTYNCDGHTFNYLVEDGFTYCVVAVESAGRQIPMAFLERVKEDFNKRYGGGKAATAQANSLNKEFGSKLKEHMQYCMDHPDEISKLAKVKAQVSEVKGVMMENIEKVLDRGEKIELLVDKTENLRSQAQDFRTTGTQMRRKMWLQNMKIKLIVLAIIIALILIIVLSVCHGFKC from the exons ATGGCGCAACAACAGTCGTTGATCTACAGTTTCGTGGCTCGCGGGACGGTGATTCTCGTGGAGTTCACAGATTTCAAAGGCAACTTCACGTCAATCGCTGCGCAGTGCCTCCAGAAGCTCCCGTCTTCCAACAACAAGTTCACCTACAACTGCGACGGTCACACCTTCAACTACCTCGTCGAAGATGGATTCA CCTATTGTGTTGTTGCGGTTGAATCTGCTGGGAGGCAGATTCCGATGGCGTTTTTGGAAAGAGTGAAAGAGGATTTTAACAAGAGATATGGTGGAGGGAAGGCTGCTACTGCTCAGGCTAACAGCTTGAATAAAGAGTTTGG GTCTAAGCTGAAAGAGCACATGCAGTATTGTATGGATCATCCTGATGAGATTAGCAAGCTTGCTAAGGTGAAGGCTCAAGTGTCTGAAGTTAAGGGTGTTATGATGGAAAACATCGAGAAG GTTCTTGACCGTGGTGAGAAAATTGAGCTCCTGGTGGACAAAACCGAGAACCTTCGCTCACAG GCACAAGACTTCAGAACAACGGGGACGCAGATGAGAAGAAAGATGTGGCTTCAGAACATGAAGATAAAACTCATAGTTCTCGCCATCATCATCGCTCTGATTCTCATAATCGTGCTCTCAGTTTGCCATGGCTTCAAGTGTTAA
- the LOC103844223 gene encoding protein SULFUR DEFICIENCY-INDUCED 2, which yields MMSLRRGGERQDFPAAAYNVVHKLPHGDSPYVRAKHVQLVEKDAEAAIELFWRAIRARDRVDSALKDMALLMKQQNRADEAIEAIQCFRDLCSRQAQESLDNVLIDLYKKCGRIEEQVELLKQKLWMIYQGEAFNGKPTKTARSHGKKFQVTVEKETSRILGNLGWAYMQLKDYTAAEAVYRKAQVVEPDANKACNLCTCLIKQGKFDEARTILFRDVLQEKREGFGDDSRLKARVQELLSELDVFASVSVECEVGMDEIAVVEGIDEFMKEWRRPLRTRRLPIFEEILPLRDQLAC from the exons ATGATGAGTCTGagaagaggaggagagagacagGACTTTCCGGCAGCAGCGTACAACGTTGTCCATAAGCTGCCTCACGGTGACAGTCCTTATGTCCGAGCAAAACATGTTCag CTTGTGGAAAAGGATGCAGAAGCAGCGATAGAGCTGTTCTGGAGAGCGATCAGAGCGAGAGACAGAGTGGATAGTGCTCTTAAAGACATGGCTTTGCTTATGAAACAACAGAACAGAGCTGATGAAGCCATTGAAGCTATTCAATGCTTTAGAGATCTTTGTTCCAGACAAGCTCAAGAATCACTCGACAATGTCCTTATCGATCTCTACAAG AAGTGTGGGAGGATAGAAGAGCAAGTTGAGTTACTGAAGCAAAAGCTTTGGATGATATATCAAGGAGAAGCATTCAACGGGAAGCCGACGAAGACGGCGAGATCTCACGGGAAGAAGTTTCAGGTCACGGTGGAGAAGGAGACATCTAGGATCTTG GGAAACTTGGGATGGGCTTATATGCAGCTAAAGGATTACACAGCGGCTGAAGCTGTGTACCGTAAAGCTCAAGTTGTAGAGCCTGATGCAAACAAGGCTTGTAATCTTTGCACTTGTCTCATCAAGCAAGGGAAGTTCGATGAAGCGAGGACGATTCTGTTTCGTGATGTATTGCAGGAGAAAAGAGAAGGGTTTGGTGATGATTCGAGGTTGAAGGCTCGAGTTCAAGAGCTGTTGAGCGAGCTAGATGTTTTTGCTTCTGTGTCTGTGGAATGTGAGGTTGGTATGGATGAGATTGCAGTTGTTGAAGGGATTGATGAGTTTATGAAAGAATGGAGGAGGCCTTTGAGGACAAGAAGACTTCCGATTTTCGAAGAGATCTTGCCACTGAGAGATCAACTGGCTTGTTGA